The Microcebus murinus isolate Inina chromosome 1, M.murinus_Inina_mat1.0, whole genome shotgun sequence genome includes a region encoding these proteins:
- the SETD4 gene encoding SET domain-containing protein 4, giving the protein MHKRRGRTSRIRKRKLFRSSESRGVSESYKYEFIELKKWLKDRKFEDTNLTPACFPGTGRGLMSKTSLQEGQMIISLPESCLLTTDTVIQSYLGAYITKWKPPPSPLLALCTFLVSEKHAGDQSPWKPYLDILPKAYTCPVCLEPEVVNLLPKPLKAKAEEQRVRVQEFFASARDFFSSLQPLFAEAVDSIFSYSALLWAWCTVNTRAVYLRPRRQECLSAEPDTCALAPYLDLLNHSSNVQVKAAFNEETRCYELRSASSWRKHEEVFICYGHHDNHRLLLEYGFVSVHNPHACVYVSREILVKYLPSSDKQMNKKISILKDHGFIENLTFGWDGPSWRLLTALKLLCLEAGKFTCWKKVLLGEVISDTNEKASLDIAQKICCYFIEETNAVLQKVSHMKDEKVALINQLTLVETLWMEELKILKASAEVLHSLQTALP; this is encoded by the exons ATGcataagagaagaggaagaacaagCCGGATCAGAAAACGAAAACTCTTCAGAAGTTCTGAATCAAGAGGAG TGTCCGAGAGCTATAAGTATGAATTTATAGAGCTAAAGAAGTGGCTGAAAGATAGGAAGTTTGAAGATACAAACTTAACGCCTGCTTGTTTTCCAG GGACAGGAAGAGGGCTGATGAGCAAAACATCCCTGCAG GAGGGCCAGATGATTATTTCACTGCCTGAGAGCTGCCTGCTTACCACGGACACGGTGATTCAAAGCTACTTAGGGGCGTACATTACTAA gtggaAGCCTCCTCCGTCTCCTCTGCTGGCTCTGTGCACCTTTTTAGTTTCAGAAAAGCATGCTGGGGACCAGTCTCCCTGGAAGCCGTACCTGGATATTTTACCCAAGGCCTACACCTGCCCTGTTTGTTTGGAACCGGAAGTGGTGAATCTTCTTCCCAAACCTTTAAAAGCAAAGGCTGAAGAACAGAGAGTCCGCGTGCAGGAGTTCTTTGCTTCCGCCAGAGactttttctcttccctgcagCCTCTGTTTGCAGAGGCTGTTGACAGCATCTTCAGCTACAGCGCCCTCCTGTGGGCTTGGTGCACTGTCAACACCAGGGCTGTGTACCTGAGGCCCAGGCGGCAGGAATGCCTTTCTGCAGAGCCGGACACCTGTGCTCTCGCTCCATACCTGGATCTGCTAAATCACAGCTCAAATGTCCAG GTAAAAGCAGCATTTAATGAGGAAACTCGTTGTTATGAACTTAGATCTGCTTCAAGTTGGAGAAAACACGAAGAGGTATTCATCTGCTATGGCCACCATGATAACCATCGACTGCTCCTGGAATACGGATTTGTTTCCGTCCATAATCCTCATGCCTGTGTTTATGTGTCAAGAG aaataCTTGTTAAATATCTTCCATCATCAGATAAACAGATGAACAAAAAGATTTCCATTTTAAAGGATCATGGCTTTATAGA AAATTTGACATTTGGATGGGATGGACCATCTTGGAGGTTACTCACAGCTCTTAAGTTGTTGTGTCTGGAAGCCGGAAAGTT TACATGCTGGAAAAAAGTACTTCTTGGGGAAGTAATTTCAGATACAAATGAGAAGGCAAGTTTGGACATAGCACAGAAAATATGCTGTTATTTCATAGAGGAGACTAATGCTGTGCTTCAAAAG